The Natranaeroarchaeum aerophilus region CCTCGGAACTGATCGACAAGCGTCAGTAGCCTGTTCTCTACTCGGTACGAACTGACGAGACGGAAAAGCAGTCTGGGGCCACGTGGTTGTCAGATCGCGTGAAGTAGAAAGGAGGAGCTCACACGCCGTCGACGGTAATCCAGAGGTGGTCATCTGCCGTCTCGGAATCGGCGTCCTCTGGTGCATCACCCTCGTAGAGGTAGTAGTTGAGCCGGATGTTCTCGCCCGCCATGGGTGGCGAGATCGTGGTTTCCTGGGTCGCACGCTCGCCCGGCTCCGGAGTGAGCTGTAGCCGACCGAGTTCCGCCTCCTCGAGGACGGCTAACTCGTCGCCATCTTCCTCGACATGCTGGGCCTCGATGACGACGGTATACGTCGACGACTCCGTCCCGTCGCTGGTAACGCCAATGATCATTTCGGCGCTCTCACCCGGTGGGATTGCCTCCGGATACTCTCCGGCGACGAGTTCTCCGTCATCGGTTTCAGTGAGCAGTTGTACCTCTGTCGAGCCCGCTTCCAGCTGGGGTGCAGCCAGCCCGTACGCGACCGCCCCCATCGCGAGAATGACGCTTGCCAGAAGAACGGCGTTGAGAACTCCGTCGACAGGACTACCCTCCGGGAACAGGCTGGTATCCGACGCGGCACCCGGATACTGAAACCGTTCTTCCTCGGGGAGCTGGACCCGCCGTGCGACCCCGCCGAGCATCACGACAACGATGAACACGGCCAGAGAGACAAGCACCGGGCCGGCGGAGAACCCCCACGGCGTTGTCGCCAGAACGAGACCGAACAGGGGCAAGAGTGCGACGCTCATCCCGACCGACAGGGCAAGCCGCTCGTACCACCCCGGAACACCGGTCGCGAGCAGCCCAACTGACGACTCTTCACTCCCCGGGGGCGGCCGTGTTTCGTCGGTCCCCCCCGGAAACGCGAGCGAGACGAGCGCGTAGCCGGGCAAGACGAGGAGGATGGGTAGTCCCAGAATCGTTCGAACGACTCCGCCGATGTCGGCAACATACAGGAGCGTCCCAACCACGCCGACGTAGCCGATGACGAACGTCGCGTCCGCGGAACCAGAGGTAACTAGCTCTCGGGCCCGCTCTGTGGTGGATTTGTCCCCACTCATCCGCGATACCACGGCTGAGAACAGGCTACTCGGCAGATTCTACACTCCCGCTGCACTGAACTGACTTCCCACATTGATCGCTCATCTGCGATGATGGCGACAGTGGCGTTTTGTTATTCCCCTCCTATGGATGGTCCCCGGCCGGTCACAGCGCCATGGGCTGGGTGATCGTTGTTTGATCGGGACCGTTCCCGTGGGTGTCGATCCTCACTGACCGATGACCTGTCTCCTCTGGACGGAGGCGTTCGGTCACATTTCGATCGTTCGATCCAGAGCAAGTATCGTTCAGACTCTGAAAATACCCAAAACCAACGGAGTGTACGATCAGGTATTACTGGGCTACCAGATAGTAACACAATAGCACACAGGATTATACAGTATACAATATTTTCTAACAAACAGTATAAATAGCTTATATCACGCGATCCACGAACGGATATAGTTTTACGAAGCTTAAAATATGATTTATTGGGGAATTCAGTTTTGACGATAGACATGTATTAAGCCGCCTGGCGTAGACCAAGCGATAGCAAGCGAGATCCAATTATGAATGATGAATGGGACGAGATCGGCTTCGTTATCAGCTCGCGGTATCGTGTGGAAGTACTTCGGAGACTGTCAGAGGGTCCGGCGACGCCGACCCAGATAGCCAGCGACTCCGGGGCGGGGATTGCCCACATTTCACGGGCACTCAGTAGTTTGCGTGAGCGAACACTGGTGGACCTGCTCGTTTCGGAGGATCGCAAAAAGGGCCGTGTCTACGGGATTACGGAGGCCGGAGAAGAGATCTGGGAACAGATCCAGGCCGAGAACATGGTCGAGTGATCGGCGACGAATCGAGCAGACTGTTGATCGACCTGCCGTGGCAGCGTGAGCGTTCTCGGAGGTGACTCTCTGGCTCTCTCCGCCACTGGAGTCCGTATGGCCTATCACCCGATAGTAGTGCCTCCGCAGGTCCAGTCGGCGTTATCCCCGACAGAACGGTCCCGTATCGGCGCTCTGGCTCGCCGTGGAGCGGCTCTGGTAGCGCGTACTGGTCGACTCGCCACTGACAGTGAGCGCGTAGTTCCCGGACTCGACGCGCTCTGGACTCCGCACGTGTCCGGCGCGGATGCGTTGATCCAGATCTGCTCCCCCATCGGGGCTGTAGCTAGCGCTATCCGGGAAATGCTCTGGCTCTGGAGGCTCGCTACTCGTCGTCTTCCTCGTCGTCGTCCGGTGCCAGCATCTCGGGGTCCCGTTTGTATTTCGGCGTCGCCGCGAACTCTGCAATACGCTCTCGATCGCTTTCTGATAGCCACTTCGGCATGGAACGTAAGTTCAGGTTAGCCGTATATACATCTGACGGGAGCTGTTAGAAAGTCATCATATTGATCTATCATTGACTACATGGGCGGCTCGACTCGGAACGACACCCTATCGCAGTCTTGCGGTTTGGCGTCCTCGAACCTCAGACGTATACTATCGCTGAAATGTGCTCCCGGCGTGTCCAGTTCTGCCCGCCTCTCGAGTAGTACTCGACCAGATAGTATCTAACACCTACTGTCGAGAGTCGTCGCATTACCGGCTGAACCCTTACTGCTGGCCACGCAGTAGGAACGTTCTTCCAGCGGGTAACACACCATTACCGGCCGAATGCTGCTCTCGACAAGTCACCGTGACGCCCGGTGGTGTCCACTGAAAAGAAAGTATTTATTTCACCACTACGTTGGGTAGAGATGTGAACTCATCCGACGAGCGGTTCGAAGACGTACCGTGTAACTGCAAGGTCGGTCGGGTCCTCGAGGAGTACGACCTCGC contains the following coding sequences:
- a CDS encoding winged helix-turn-helix domain-containing protein — encoded protein: MNDEWDEIGFVISSRYRVEVLRRLSEGPATPTQIASDSGAGIAHISRALSSLRERTLVDLLVSEDRKKGRVYGITEAGEEIWEQIQAENMVE
- a CDS encoding DUF1616 domain-containing protein; the protein is MSGDKSTTERARELVTSGSADATFVIGYVGVVGTLLYVADIGGVVRTILGLPILLVLPGYALVSLAFPGGTDETRPPPGSEESSVGLLATGVPGWYERLALSVGMSVALLPLFGLVLATTPWGFSAGPVLVSLAVFIVVVMLGGVARRVQLPEEERFQYPGAASDTSLFPEGSPVDGVLNAVLLASVILAMGAVAYGLAAPQLEAGSTEVQLLTETDDGELVAGEYPEAIPPGESAEMIIGVTSDGTESSTYTVVIEAQHVEEDGDELAVLEEAELGRLQLTPEPGERATQETTISPPMAGENIRLNYYLYEGDAPEDADSETADDHLWITVDGV